From Pseudoalteromonas sp. DL-6, one genomic window encodes:
- a CDS encoding zinc-ribbon domain containing protein: protein MANYVNHPIYGSQPISSENSYTKQEIEDAHWRYKSVRYFPETAIPAAIEKQYDSLYPRQLYVDIEEQCVDCHKLFIFFAKEQQYWFEELKFWIDAHAIKCFGCRKRTRVINRLQIYYANLIIKEHRTPAETQLLKSSAQQLFDLGVFNKVNKLNVIRKMQLSEACQLQTLRSFNV, encoded by the coding sequence ATGGCCAATTATGTAAATCACCCAATATATGGCAGCCAACCAATTTCCTCTGAAAATAGTTACACAAAGCAAGAAATAGAAGATGCTCATTGGCGATATAAAAGTGTGCGTTATTTTCCAGAAACAGCAATCCCCGCAGCAATAGAAAAACAATATGACAGTTTATATCCAAGGCAACTCTATGTTGATATAGAAGAGCAATGTGTCGATTGTCACAAGCTATTTATATTTTTTGCTAAAGAGCAGCAATATTGGTTTGAAGAGTTAAAGTTTTGGATTGATGCACATGCTATCAAATGCTTTGGATGCCGAAAGAGAACCCGTGTAATAAACCGGCTACAAATTTACTATGCAAACTTAATCATTAAAGAGCATAGAACGCCCGCCGAAACCCAATTGCTCAAATCCAGCGCACAGCAACTGTTCGATTTAGGCGTGTTCAATAAGGTCAATAAACTAAATGTTATCCGAAAAATGCAACTATCAGAAGCCTGCCAATTGCAGACACTCAGGAGTTTTAATGTCTGA
- a CDS encoding biotin/lipoyl-containing protein, producing MSREIKIPILPDSVATAKITNLYVNEGQLVYLDDVLFDVETEKIVLEVMADCNGIIENITIVNGDHVNTEQVVMTMQQLADSDMPARPTAQQPQPRVNSSENYVIVSPWLSKLNKSLIIALAIGALAILFVLGI from the coding sequence ATGAGCAGAGAAATTAAAATACCGATTTTGCCTGACTCGGTAGCAACGGCAAAAATTACTAACCTTTATGTTAATGAAGGTCAACTAGTCTATTTAGACGATGTGTTATTTGATGTTGAGACTGAAAAAATCGTTTTAGAAGTCATGGCTGACTGCAATGGCATTATTGAGAATATAACGATTGTCAATGGTGACCATGTTAATACTGAGCAAGTTGTGATGACTATGCAGCAGCTTGCAGACAGCGATATGCCAGCAAGACCGACAGCTCAACAGCCTCAACCGCGGGTAAACAGCTCAGAAAATTACGTTATTGTTTCACCTTGGTTAAGTAAACTAAATAAAAGTTTAATTATTGCTCTAGCAATCGGCGCTTTAGCTATCCTTTTTGTGCTGGGCATATAG
- a CDS encoding sodium-dependent transporter, giving the protein MTQVRDGFQSRLGFVLAAAGAAVGLGNIWGFPTQAANHGGGAFLLVYFIVIFLLALPALYTELYLGYKAQANPVKALGQAWQDHAPKVGAAAGYIGLAGAIVMLSFYSIVAGWMLSYAIEPITTFLGMQSLSEFLHSDSMLRNFIFTPLMLILTASIILKGVKSGIETWSRRLMPLLLVLLVGLIAYIATLEGASEGFAAYLVPDFSKILDPDLIIAAMGQAFFSLSLGVGCMMIYGSYLKPGANLPKLTASVALLDTSVAFLAGLLIIPAIYVAQFNGVEVFSNGKLIGEGQLIFAILPELFGTMGEIGLLVGLLFFVLMSIASVTSTISSTEIPVAFLVENHSVDRTKATWTVSAIVLICASTIIVNFDWLFGLVIMVFTQYQLPLMGLFYFVTVGWLWQRGNKLHQASSGAHYWFAQYIRFVCPVLMTLVFANVAFG; this is encoded by the coding sequence ATGACACAAGTGCGTGATGGTTTTCAAAGTCGACTTGGTTTTGTATTGGCAGCAGCCGGTGCTGCGGTTGGTTTAGGCAATATATGGGGTTTTCCTACACAGGCTGCTAACCATGGTGGCGGCGCATTTTTATTGGTGTACTTTATTGTTATTTTTTTGCTAGCGCTTCCCGCGTTATACACCGAGCTGTATTTAGGCTACAAAGCCCAAGCTAATCCGGTTAAAGCCTTAGGCCAAGCATGGCAAGACCATGCGCCTAAAGTAGGCGCTGCTGCAGGTTATATAGGCTTAGCTGGCGCAATTGTCATGTTAAGCTTTTATTCAATAGTGGCAGGTTGGATGCTTTCTTACGCCATAGAGCCTATAACCACCTTTTTAGGTATGCAGAGCTTGAGTGAGTTTTTACATAGCGACTCTATGCTACGTAATTTTATATTTACGCCGCTGATGCTTATTTTAACCGCCAGCATTATTTTAAAAGGTGTTAAATCAGGAATTGAAACCTGGTCGCGCCGTTTAATGCCATTATTACTTGTTTTATTGGTTGGTCTAATTGCTTACATTGCCACCTTAGAGGGTGCCAGCGAAGGGTTTGCTGCCTATTTAGTGCCTGATTTTAGCAAAATACTCGACCCTGATTTAATTATTGCCGCAATGGGGCAAGCGTTTTTCTCATTATCACTGGGTGTGGGCTGTATGATGATTTATGGCTCTTATTTAAAGCCCGGCGCTAACTTACCAAAACTGACTGCAAGTGTTGCCTTACTCGACACCAGCGTGGCATTTTTAGCAGGACTATTAATTATACCGGCTATTTATGTGGCTCAGTTCAATGGTGTTGAAGTATTTAGCAATGGTAAATTAATTGGTGAAGGCCAGCTTATTTTTGCCATATTACCTGAGTTATTTGGCACGATGGGTGAAATTGGTTTATTAGTTGGCTTACTATTTTTTGTGTTGATGTCGATTGCTTCAGTTACATCAACCATTTCATCGACTGAAATTCCGGTGGCATTCTTAGTAGAAAACCACAGTGTTGATAGAACCAAAGCCACATGGACTGTTAGTGCCATTGTACTTATTTGTGCCAGTACTATTATTGTTAATTTTGATTGGCTATTTGGTTTGGTTATTATGGTATTTACCCAATACCAACTACCGCTGATGGGACTATTTTACTTTGTTACAGTAGGCTGGTTATGGCAGCGTGGTAATAAGCTTCATCAAGCAAGTTCTGGTGCACATTATTGGTTTGCTCAGTACATTCGTTTTGTCTGCCCAGTGCTAATGACCTTAGTATTTGCAAACGTTGCGTTTGGGTAA
- a CDS encoding 4'-phosphopantetheinyl transferase superfamily protein, whose product MSSAYFDNQLLQTPLAENNNHTILLFDASQLLVDELTLTQFLSPFELSVIARRKTPQAKQEYVATRLLLKYLVKSVLPSSSNITLDKISSEFNQQTSKLELNINNNQVYSCCVSHSHGLVGVALNINNSLFGFDIEKISLKRPFEKLAKHFYDAAEVALITKQPCTASKAATFFRLWTLKEALAKATSRPIAQLLSPNVFCELGNSQLSATSTALTNDVNEQFDISVVAKKSTDWRCSFISLKALSSKLAFK is encoded by the coding sequence ATGAGTTCAGCTTACTTCGACAATCAGTTATTACAAACCCCGCTTGCTGAGAATAATAACCACACCATTTTATTATTTGATGCCAGCCAATTGCTGGTTGATGAACTAACACTTACACAGTTTTTAAGCCCGTTTGAATTAAGTGTCATCGCGCGTCGTAAAACGCCCCAAGCAAAGCAAGAATATGTAGCAACGCGGCTGTTACTAAAATATTTAGTCAAAAGTGTATTACCTAGCAGCAGTAATATAACGCTTGATAAAATCAGCTCTGAATTTAATCAACAAACCAGTAAGCTTGAGCTAAATATAAATAACAACCAGGTTTATAGTTGCTGTGTGTCACACTCTCATGGTTTGGTAGGCGTGGCCCTAAATATTAATAATTCGCTATTTGGTTTTGATATTGAAAAAATCAGTTTAAAACGGCCATTTGAAAAACTCGCAAAGCACTTTTATGATGCTGCAGAAGTGGCTCTTATAACTAAGCAACCATGCACAGCTTCTAAAGCGGCGACATTTTTTAGACTTTGGACTTTAAAAGAGGCGTTAGCAAAAGCAACCAGCCGCCCTATTGCCCAGCTATTAAGCCCCAATGTATTTTGTGAGCTTGGCAACTCGCAATTAAGTGCAACTAGCACCGCATTAACAAACGATGTAAACGAGCAGTTTGATATAAGCGTTGTGGCAAAAAAAAGCACCGACTGGCGGTGCTCATTTATCTCATTGAAAGCGTTAAGCAGCAAGCTCGCCTTCAAGTAG
- the lysC gene encoding lysine-sensitive aspartokinase 3 has translation MTTQSVPQGLQSTKSDYIVAKFGGTSVANFEAMSRCSEIIVNDNSVRIVAVSASAGVTNHLVALCKADIDAAERQQHIDGVLAIQQAILTDLTLDNDLALGFNNTLDEFQTLANQILTTEQQHDELLSFGERLSSYLFTQVLRLKGLNSQRFDVRQVLKTDSQFGKATPNVAATALAAKEHLIPLLENNVIVTQGFIGSDENNVTTTLGRGGSDYSAALLAEAINAKSVHIWTDVVGIFSTDPRLCAKATPIARLSFDEAAEMATFGAKVLHPATILPASRSHINVFVGSSTEPERGGTWIEREKSQLPGIRAVTQRKNQILLTLKSPEMLLASGFLARIFTILSECNISVDLVTTSEISVAITLDNAPNASRPELDQECLDKLAEFCHVSVENNLTLVALIGSEIVLRQHEMNLMQVLSEFNIRLICHGASKHNLCFLVEQNESDAVVQAIHSRLLEGELAA, from the coding sequence ATGACTACCCAATCAGTGCCACAAGGTTTACAGAGCACAAAATCAGATTACATTGTTGCCAAATTTGGTGGCACCAGCGTGGCTAATTTTGAGGCCATGAGCCGTTGTAGCGAAATCATTGTAAACGATAACAGCGTTCGAATTGTTGCAGTGAGCGCCAGTGCCGGTGTAACTAATCACTTGGTGGCACTTTGCAAAGCCGATATTGATGCCGCAGAACGTCAACAGCATATTGATGGTGTACTTGCGATTCAGCAGGCAATTTTAACTGATCTGACCCTAGATAATGATTTAGCGCTTGGTTTTAATAACACCCTCGATGAATTTCAAACTCTGGCAAATCAGATACTGACAACAGAGCAACAACACGATGAGCTACTTAGCTTTGGCGAGCGTTTATCGTCGTATTTATTTACTCAAGTATTACGCTTAAAAGGCTTAAATTCGCAGCGTTTTGATGTTCGCCAGGTGCTTAAAACCGATAGCCAATTTGGTAAAGCCACGCCAAATGTAGCCGCTACAGCGCTTGCAGCTAAAGAGCATTTAATTCCTTTACTAGAGAACAATGTAATTGTTACTCAGGGCTTTATTGGCAGCGATGAAAACAATGTAACCACCACACTAGGTCGCGGTGGCTCTGATTACAGTGCCGCCTTGTTAGCTGAAGCAATTAACGCTAAAAGTGTGCATATTTGGACCGACGTAGTGGGGATTTTTAGCACTGATCCGCGTTTGTGTGCTAAAGCCACACCTATTGCGCGTTTAAGCTTTGATGAAGCGGCAGAAATGGCCACTTTTGGCGCTAAAGTGCTGCATCCGGCTACAATTTTGCCAGCCAGTCGTAGCCATATAAATGTGTTTGTTGGCTCAAGCACAGAGCCAGAGCGTGGTGGCACCTGGATTGAACGTGAAAAATCGCAGCTACCTGGTATTCGTGCGGTCACGCAACGTAAAAACCAAATACTACTGACCTTAAAAAGCCCTGAAATGCTATTAGCGAGTGGTTTTTTAGCGCGTATCTTTACTATTTTAAGTGAATGCAATATTTCGGTAGATTTGGTTACCACCTCTGAAATTAGTGTAGCAATTACCCTTGATAATGCGCCAAATGCATCACGCCCAGAGCTAGATCAAGAGTGCTTAGATAAACTGGCTGAGTTTTGCCATGTATCGGTTGAGAACAATCTAACCCTAGTAGCACTTATTGGGTCTGAAATTGTATTGCGTCAGCACGAAATGAATTTAATGCAGGTGTTGAGCGAATTTAACATTCGTCTTATTTGCCATGGTGCGAGTAAACATAACCTGTGCTTTTTAGTTGAGCAAAATGAGTCCGATGCTGTGGTTCAAGCTATTCATAGCCGACTACTTGAAGGCGAGCTTGCTGCTTAA
- the nhaD gene encoding sodium:proton antiporter NhaD, whose product MVSSIILTLIAIAFLLIVIEDVIHVNKAKTTLFFGTLCWIISFIFPLNGQSPETIQTLLDHNILEIASLWLFLMAAMTFVAYLNSKGLIENVVNRIMPTSISERKLMFLVGSFAFLFSSISDNVTATLISLAVIMSLKLEAKKLVKYATLIVFAVNSGGVSLITGDVTTLMIFLDGKVTISHLLLLIVPALLSVLLLATLLSIGMNKQLEFKKTKFKRIEKTDITIAVIFFTTVISTLTLSVLYSVPPLLTFLLGLSIMFLVAQFLMRKKDINKDMIDFIRDIEYDTLLFFVGVLLLVGALKEVGVLSQFTNLYTVMAPEYANYLMGILSAGVDNVPLTAALLKADIVMSQQHWLSFTYATGVGGSMLIIGSAAGIIAMSKVKELTFASYLRLSLYLLVCYTFGYAGSYFMGSFI is encoded by the coding sequence ATGGTTTCCTCGATTATCCTGACGCTGATAGCGATTGCATTCTTGCTTATCGTTATTGAGGATGTGATTCACGTAAACAAAGCAAAAACGACATTATTTTTTGGTACACTTTGTTGGATTATCTCCTTTATATTTCCTCTTAATGGGCAAAGCCCCGAAACGATTCAAACCCTCCTTGACCACAATATTTTAGAAATTGCTTCCTTATGGCTGTTTTTAATGGCCGCAATGACCTTTGTCGCCTATTTAAACTCCAAAGGACTTATCGAAAATGTTGTGAACCGGATTATGCCAACCAGCATTAGTGAGCGAAAGCTGATGTTTTTGGTGGGGAGTTTTGCGTTTCTATTTTCATCTATTTCCGACAACGTTACAGCCACATTGATTTCCTTGGCAGTGATTATGTCATTAAAGCTCGAAGCCAAAAAACTAGTTAAGTACGCCACCTTAATTGTATTTGCAGTGAACTCCGGCGGTGTTTCACTTATAACGGGCGATGTAACCACGTTAATGATTTTCCTTGATGGTAAAGTCACCATTAGTCACTTATTACTGTTAATTGTGCCAGCGTTATTAAGCGTATTATTACTGGCTACCTTGTTATCAATTGGTATGAACAAGCAGTTAGAGTTTAAAAAGACTAAATTCAAACGCATCGAAAAAACCGACATTACTATTGCTGTTATTTTCTTCACTACGGTTATTTCTACCCTCACTTTAAGTGTTTTATATAGTGTGCCGCCATTACTTACTTTTTTACTCGGCCTGTCTATTATGTTTTTAGTCGCGCAATTTTTAATGCGTAAAAAAGACATCAATAAAGATATGATCGATTTCATACGTGACATAGAGTACGACACCTTATTGTTTTTCGTGGGTGTGTTACTACTTGTTGGTGCATTAAAAGAAGTTGGGGTACTGAGCCAATTTACTAATTTGTATACAGTAATGGCGCCAGAGTACGCAAACTACTTAATGGGTATTTTATCCGCAGGTGTTGATAACGTGCCACTAACGGCTGCGCTACTAAAAGCCGACATTGTAATGAGTCAACAGCATTGGTTGTCGTTTACGTATGCAACCGGTGTGGGTGGTTCAATGCTGATCATTGGTTCGGCGGCTGGTATTATTGCTATGAGTAAGGTTAAAGAACTTACTTTTGCAAGTTACCTTCGTTTGTCGTTGTATTTGTTAGTGTGTTACACCTTTGGTTATGCTGGCTCTTACTTTATGGGTAGTTTTATTTGA
- a CDS encoding ATPase: protein MKNLYGLSKLALLNTAGYAKCVIPLDKSSSICAPNNTGKSSVINALQFPLINDLRLTEWDGHDLDETRKFYFSSDQSYILLQADLPHGSVVIGVAGLGKIAGYAHQYFCYQGKLDLAQYTQGNTIIKFTKLFNHLKQQGYNPIELKAQELNALLTGGATQFDGEINLKMIPLNNVQDSAIYKEIFRRILNLHKLGANDVKRFMLRVFERHMSNSKVDFYEVWRRSFDKVNRAKRELKALESMQEPITALESMLENQTVLKGKLAAYAPKIDQALIDFDAYQEEQLSELNIALEDIEHEKHEFEQKQGLYVQQSRDIERKQTQIEQWFLDFNALKSEFELVNKATLKSNLTQLKNDYESLSHSITSAQGQSLHTLDYRIGETQKQIKSLKLQLKNLEFNLFTRMREDLSLKEVEEISRLLNPDILSFATTSNGDITIDDEDAFGEFLAQLSENVKGGVLTLPGASIKLKKLSPVQMQSGENKEQLSAQLTALEQSLKEFKQQREVAANVADKQKEKDALYEELMSAESALKRLEQFEVMQQSVDAQAMLKEQLLAEREQVDDYLQDIQKNSGSIADRRSLIKSKQAQINRQTERLRQVKTERIDHTLDLYSGKVTPYMIDIKVDFDNLSDLIHHFNKDCQELRNFDINVRNTYMHIYNAGITKFDNENDEFSKYQKLISAFHNIDNERDAVERQGRVALTEVAATIKGLREDLDRLRREMNSFNKGISQHRISNLQAFKINIIPRKMLVDSIDTIISTSNQFEQGDTLDLLSQEPYSESAVNDAKDHLIKLASDKAGLTLTDLFDIRFEVVNRAGETEHFEKIDSAGSNGTRITIKLLCGMLFIRYLLSDQEQNLYRIPIYIDEAADIDPQNQKAIIETALSFGFVPIFASVKPQISCDYIVPIRSVKDGAQNWVDEKDWIEVEHK, encoded by the coding sequence ATGAAAAATTTATACGGACTGAGTAAACTCGCCCTACTAAATACCGCAGGCTATGCAAAATGTGTGATCCCACTGGATAAAAGTAGCTCGATTTGTGCCCCTAACAACACAGGTAAAAGCTCAGTAATTAATGCACTGCAGTTTCCGCTAATTAACGATTTACGCCTAACCGAGTGGGATGGCCACGATTTAGATGAAACCCGTAAGTTTTATTTTTCATCAGATCAATCGTACATTTTATTGCAAGCCGATTTACCTCATGGCTCAGTCGTCATTGGCGTTGCTGGCTTAGGTAAAATTGCCGGTTATGCGCACCAATACTTTTGCTATCAAGGTAAGCTTGATTTAGCCCAGTACACCCAAGGCAATACCATTATTAAGTTTACCAAGCTGTTTAACCACTTAAAGCAGCAAGGTTACAACCCAATAGAGCTTAAGGCACAAGAATTAAACGCCCTTCTGACAGGCGGAGCAACGCAATTTGACGGTGAGATCAATTTAAAAATGATCCCCCTTAACAACGTTCAAGACTCTGCAATATACAAAGAAATATTTCGTCGTATTCTTAATTTACATAAATTAGGCGCAAACGACGTTAAGCGTTTTATGTTGCGTGTGTTTGAGCGCCATATGTCAAATTCTAAGGTCGACTTTTACGAGGTTTGGCGTCGGTCGTTTGATAAAGTAAACCGCGCAAAGCGTGAATTAAAAGCGCTAGAATCAATGCAAGAGCCTATAACTGCCCTTGAATCGATGCTTGAAAACCAAACCGTGCTTAAAGGTAAACTAGCAGCATATGCGCCGAAGATTGACCAAGCACTGATTGACTTTGATGCTTACCAAGAAGAGCAGCTTAGTGAGCTCAACATCGCCCTTGAAGACATTGAGCACGAAAAGCACGAGTTCGAACAAAAGCAAGGACTATACGTGCAACAATCGCGCGATATAGAGCGCAAGCAAACTCAAATTGAACAATGGTTTTTAGATTTCAACGCCCTTAAAAGTGAATTTGAGCTGGTTAATAAAGCCACTCTCAAAAGTAACCTAACGCAGTTAAAAAATGACTACGAGTCGTTGTCACACTCTATTACGAGTGCACAAGGGCAAAGCCTGCACACCCTTGATTACCGTATTGGTGAAACACAAAAACAAATTAAAAGCTTAAAGTTACAACTTAAAAACTTAGAATTTAATTTATTCACCCGTATGCGTGAAGACTTATCACTGAAAGAAGTAGAAGAAATATCGCGGCTATTAAACCCCGACATTCTCTCCTTTGCCACCACCAGCAATGGCGATATAACCATTGATGACGAAGACGCCTTTGGTGAATTTTTAGCACAGCTGAGCGAAAATGTTAAAGGCGGTGTACTCACCCTACCCGGTGCCAGTATTAAACTTAAAAAGCTCTCACCAGTACAAATGCAAAGCGGCGAAAACAAAGAGCAACTGAGCGCTCAGTTAACCGCGCTTGAGCAATCATTAAAAGAGTTTAAACAACAGCGCGAAGTGGCCGCCAATGTTGCAGATAAGCAAAAAGAAAAAGACGCGCTATACGAGGAGCTTATGAGTGCAGAAAGTGCACTTAAACGCTTAGAGCAATTTGAAGTGATGCAACAATCGGTTGACGCCCAAGCGATGCTAAAAGAGCAGCTTTTAGCCGAGCGCGAACAAGTTGACGATTACCTACAAGATATTCAAAAAAACAGTGGCTCAATTGCTGATAGACGCTCACTAATTAAATCTAAGCAGGCGCAAATTAATCGTCAAACAGAGCGCTTACGCCAAGTTAAAACCGAGCGTATTGACCACACATTAGATTTATACAGTGGTAAAGTGACGCCTTACATGATTGATATAAAAGTCGATTTTGATAATTTAAGCGATTTAATTCATCACTTTAATAAGGACTGCCAAGAGCTACGTAATTTCGATATAAATGTACGTAATACCTATATGCATATTTATAATGCCGGTATCACCAAGTTTGATAACGAAAACGATGAGTTTAGTAAATACCAAAAACTTATTAGCGCGTTTCATAACATTGATAACGAGCGTGATGCCGTTGAGCGCCAAGGTCGCGTTGCCCTTACCGAAGTTGCCGCCACGATTAAAGGCTTACGTGAAGATTTAGATCGCCTACGCCGTGAAATGAATAGCTTTAATAAAGGCATTAGCCAGCATCGTATTTCAAACCTGCAAGCGTTTAAAATTAATATTATCCCGCGCAAAATGTTGGTAGATAGCATTGATACTATTATCAGTACCTCTAACCAATTTGAACAAGGCGATACCCTGGATTTACTCAGCCAAGAACCTTACAGCGAAAGCGCGGTAAACGACGCAAAAGATCATTTAATTAAACTCGCCTCAGACAAAGCAGGCCTTACATTAACTGATTTATTTGATATTCGTTTTGAAGTGGTTAACCGTGCAGGTGAAACCGAGCACTTTGAAAAAATAGACTCGGCTGGCTCAAATGGTACGCGTATTACTATTAAGCTGTTATGTGGCATGTTGTTTATTCGATATTTATTAAGCGATCAAGAACAAAACTTATACCGTATACCTATTTACATAGATGAAGCGGCTGATATCGACCCGCAAAACCAAAAGGCAATTATAGAAACTGCCCTGAGCTTTGGCTTTGTGCCAATATTTGCCTCGGTTAAACCGCAAATAAGTTGTGATTATATTGTGCCAATTCGTTCAGTAAAAGACGGCGCACAAAACTGGGTAGATGAAAAAGATTGGATTGAGGTTGAACATAAATAA
- a CDS encoding DUF4136 domain-containing protein, producing MKHIFIVAALALLTACTQTPDWDYDKSANFSNYKTFAWVENASLTKDTNNYQISGLMEKRVRNAVNNQLSQQLGMQLVDVAQADVLVNYHASVDKELEVDSFNVGYGARWGYWGTGFNHDVSAREYEVGTLVIDIIDRESNQLIWRGAKDGRLKKKQTPSQREATIKETVANILSNFPPKKQQ from the coding sequence ATGAAACATATATTTATTGTCGCAGCACTGGCATTACTAACCGCCTGTACACAAACACCCGATTGGGATTACGATAAATCAGCAAACTTTAGTAACTACAAAACGTTTGCCTGGGTAGAAAACGCGAGTCTAACCAAAGACACGAATAACTACCAAATCAGTGGGCTTATGGAAAAACGCGTTCGCAATGCGGTAAACAACCAACTAAGCCAACAGTTAGGTATGCAATTGGTTGACGTAGCGCAAGCTGATGTACTGGTTAATTACCATGCAAGTGTAGATAAAGAGCTTGAAGTTGACAGCTTTAACGTAGGCTACGGCGCACGTTGGGGTTACTGGGGCACAGGCTTTAACCACGATGTAAGCGCGCGTGAGTACGAAGTAGGTACGCTGGTGATTGATATTATTGACCGTGAATCAAACCAACTAATTTGGCGTGGTGCTAAAGATGGTCGTTTAAAGAAAAAACAAACCCCATCACAACGTGAAGCCACCATTAAAGAAACAGTTGCCAATATTTTAAGCAACTTCCCGCCGAAAAAGCAGCAGTAA
- a CDS encoding peptide-methionine (S)-S-oxide reductase, which yields MQTQQSSHSLNQHTLYFAGGCLWGVQEFMKYLPGVVTTEAGRANGTSNTTQGEYDGYAECVKVIFDAQEVTLNELIGYFFEIIDPYSINKQGNDVGEKYRTAIFSQDSNHLNIAREYISQRDDAKKIAVQVAPLTNYVPSDPEHQDRLTNHPDDYCHIPIDLLHKYKS from the coding sequence ATGCAAACACAACAATCGAGTCATTCATTAAATCAGCACACACTTTATTTTGCTGGTGGTTGCTTATGGGGCGTGCAAGAATTTATGAAGTATTTACCTGGAGTAGTGACTACTGAGGCGGGGCGTGCCAATGGCACTAGTAACACAACACAAGGTGAATACGATGGCTATGCCGAGTGCGTTAAAGTCATCTTTGATGCCCAAGAAGTGACCTTAAATGAATTAATCGGCTATTTTTTTGAGATTATTGACCCATACAGTATCAATAAACAAGGTAACGATGTAGGCGAAAAATACCGTACCGCCATTTTTAGCCAAGACAGCAATCATTTAAACATCGCCAGAGAGTATATTAGCCAGCGGGATGATGCCAAAAAAATAGCGGTACAAGTAGCGCCACTGACTAATTATGTCCCTAGCGATCCCGAGCATCAAGACCGCTTAACCAATCACCCAGATGATTATTGCCATATCCCAATTGATTTATTGCACAAGTATAAATCGTAA